Part of the Gemmatimonadota bacterium genome is shown below.
GTTGCCCGTGGCCGAAAACCATCGATCCGGACCGGGACGGGATGATGCGCCGGATGACCGGCAGGAGGTCTTTCAAAGGCTCTTCGACGCGTGGCACGGACGCATCTACCAGACCTGCTTCCGGCTCATGGGACACCCGCAGGAGGCGGAGGACATCACCCAGGACGTTTTCGTACGGGCCATGCAGGCTTACGACCGGTTCCGGGGCGACGCCGACCCGGGCACGTGGCTTTACCGTATCGCGGTGAACCAGTGCCTCAACGTCCGGCGCCGAAAACGCCGGCTGCAGTGGCTGGCCCTGGACTTCTGGAACGAGGGCGTCGACGAGACGACATCGACCGGAGACCGGAGCGGCGGTGTCGAGGACGAACTTCAGCGGACGGACCGGGAGCGCATCGTCGGGAAGGCTATCGACGCGCTCCCCGAACGGCAGCGCACGGCCCTGATCCTCTCCCATTTCGAGCGCATGTCCTACAAGTCCATAGCCGAAACCATGGACTGCACGCCTTCCGCGGTGGAGTCCCTGCTGCACCGGGCCAAGACCAATCTCGCCAGGCGCCTGCGGCCGCACCTGGGCGAGCTGTGATTCGTTCGCGCGGCCCCGCCGCAATACGTGGGCCGGTCCAGTCGCATCGAGTTGCACAAAAAACGAATGGATCGGGCGATCGGGTTGTCTAAGCGAACAGATAGGGACAGTCAGTGAACCGACCGCACCGTCCCACGGACCCACAGGACCATCAACAGGCGGACGAACATCATGAATCAACGGTACTTCGAAGACCGGATCATGCTCTATATCGACGGCGATCTTCCGCCCGATGAAAGGGCCCGGTGCGAAGAGTACCTGCGTTCCCATCCGCGATACCGCGAGCGGGTCGACGCGCTTCGTCAGGCCTGGAATTCGGATAACCTGCTGAACGTGACCGGGCCTACCCTGCGACTGCGTATGCGTTTCGAGGCCGCGCTCCGGGGCGAAGACATCATCGAAACCGGCCCAACAGTGGGGACGCGGATCGCCTGGCTTGCCCGTCCGGCGCTGATGGCCGTTACGCTGGTCGCGGGCATCCTGATCGGGACCTATCTCGGCAGCGGCACCAACGGAGATATGGCGGGGATCGAACCGTTACCCGTGCAAACCGGCGTAGTGGCTTACTCTTTTGCCAATGACCTGCAGGAAATCTCATCCGAGCCGGTGGAACAGGAATTCCTGCTGCTGGACTGGGTCGAAACAGGGGACGATACCGGACGATGAAGAAGAAGCTGATCATATGGGGCGTGGTCCTGCTGACGGTCATCAACCTGGCTTCGCTGGCGACGCGCGCATACCATCGCTGGGGCGACGACGAGCGCCGCAGCCGGGAGGACCGGCGCGAGGCAAGGATGTCCATCACCGAACGGCTCGGCCTCACCGAGGCCCAGGTGGAACAGGTCAGGCAGATGCGGACCGAACTCGGAGATCAACTGACGCCCTACCGGGATGGTTACCGTGAAAAACGGGACCAGTTGTACGATCTGCTCATGGCGCCGGACGTCGACCGCGGGGAGATCGACCGGGTCAAGGCGCAGATGGATTCGCTCCAGGCGGAGCGGGAAGCCATCGTCTTCGACTACATCGTGGCGCACAAGGAAGTGCTTACCCCGGAGCAGCAGACGGAATTCTTCACCATGATCAAGGAGCGGTTCCGAAGCGGATACCGTCGTAGATAGCGGGGCCGGCCGCGTGTGTGCCCGGGAAAGCCTGGAGGGCGTCGGAAAAAACCCGCGGCGCAGCTGGGAAAACGTTGAAACCGGATTGTGAAGGATCTACCATCGGAGGAGCAGTTCATGTTCAAGCGGCTTGGGATAAGTAAACTGGCGTACTGGCCCGTTGTGCTGGCGATCGCAGGCGTCCTCGCCTGCGGCGGCGGCGAGGAGGAGTCGGAAGACGCGGCGCAGAATCAGCGCGGCGGCCGGCCCGGGATGGGCGCCATGGCGCGTACCGGCGCTTCCATACCGGTGGAGGTGAAGACCGTGGGCCGCGGCAACATCGCCGCGACGCTGCTGACCTACACGTCCCTCGAGGCGGAGCGGCACGTGGACGTGGTCTCGCGCACGCAGGGGCTCGTGAAGTCGATCCTGGTCGAGGAGGGAGACCGGGTGACGGAGGGGCAGCCGCTGGCCCAGCTCGACACCGACGCGCTGGAATTGACGCTCAGGGAGCGGGAAGTGAACATGAACAGCCTGGAATCGAACTACAAGCGGTCCCAGGAACTGTTGGAGCAGGAGCTGCTCAGCAGCCAGGAATTCGAACAGACCAAGTTCCAGTACGAGGCCGCCGCGACCCAGTACGAGTCGGCGAAGCTTCAACTGGCATACGCCACGATCCGCAGCCCTTTCTCCGGCATCGTCACGGAGCGGTTGGTCGAGGTGGGCAACCTGGTGAATGCGAATGACGTGGTATTCCGGACGGCGGATCTCGATCCGCTGCTCGCCCGCATTCACGTGCCCGAGAAGGACATCGGACAGGTTCGGCCGGGGCAGTCGGTGCGTATCAACGTGGAAGGGTCTGACCAGACTCACACGGGCCGGGTCGCTCTGATCAGTCCCATCGTGGATCCCGAGAGCGGCACGGTCAAGGTCACGGTGGAAATCCGGGACCGGATGGGCACGTTGAGACCGGGCATGTTTACGACGGTGAACCTGGTGATCGCGATCCAGGATAACGTGCTGCAGGTCGAGAAGAAGGCCCTGGTAGCCGAGGCCGAGGGATCCTACGCCTTCCTGTTCCAGGACGGCACGGCAGAAAAACGGCTCCTTGAGATCGGCATCGCGGAAGGGGATTACGTGGAGGTGCTGTCGGGTCTGTCCGACGGCGACTCCATCATCACCGTGGGCCAGGAGGGACTCCGAAACGGCGCGCCCGTCCGCATCGCGGGACAGATACCGCCCGCCGCGGAAGGCATGGGCGGTGGACCGGCGGGCATGGGCGGTTCAGCCGGTGAAGCGTCCCAGGCGCCCTCCGCGCGGCCGGCGAGCGCAGGAGAAGGAACCGGCGGGTCCGGCAGGCCCGGCATGGCCGGCGCGAACCAAGGCGGCGGACAGCCAGGCGGGATGGGCGGCGGACGCATGATGGCCATGGACCTCGACCAGATGAAGGAGCGGATGTTCCAGAACCCGGACATCAAGGCGGCTTATGACAAGCAGGTGGAAGAAGATCCGAGCTTCGCGGAAGACGAAGAAAGGCAACGTACGTTCCTTATCCAGCAGATGCGCCAGATGCGTGCGCAGCGCGGAGGGGGACGGCAGCAGTAACATGTACGCTCTATCAACTTTCACATTCGTGGGAGGTGAGTTATGCGTTGTTTGATCATTGCACTCATATTGGTGATTGCGTTACCGGCCGCGGCCCAGGACGATCAGAAACTCGAGGAACTGATCCAGCGGTCCCTGACCTTGGAAAGCCCCGATCCGGCCAAGCTGGAAGAGGTCGAAAAACAGTTTCGGACCGCCTATGCGAAACTGCACGAACTGTGCAACTGCGAACCGGCCGATATAGGCGAGGTGCTGGCCACTGCATGGGATGAAGTGCGGAAGGCGGAAT
Proteins encoded:
- a CDS encoding sigma-70 family RNA polymerase sigma factor codes for the protein MPLPVAENHRSGPGRDDAPDDRQEVFQRLFDAWHGRIYQTCFRLMGHPQEAEDITQDVFVRAMQAYDRFRGDADPGTWLYRIAVNQCLNVRRRKRRLQWLALDFWNEGVDETTSTGDRSGGVEDELQRTDRERIVGKAIDALPERQRTALILSHFERMSYKSIAETMDCTPSAVESLLHRAKTNLARRLRPHLGEL
- a CDS encoding periplasmic heavy metal sensor — translated: MKKKLIIWGVVLLTVINLASLATRAYHRWGDDERRSREDRREARMSITERLGLTEAQVEQVRQMRTELGDQLTPYRDGYREKRDQLYDLLMAPDVDRGEIDRVKAQMDSLQAEREAIVFDYIVAHKEVLTPEQQTEFFTMIKERFRSGYRRR
- a CDS encoding efflux RND transporter periplasmic adaptor subunit, which gives rise to MFKRLGISKLAYWPVVLAIAGVLACGGGEEESEDAAQNQRGGRPGMGAMARTGASIPVEVKTVGRGNIAATLLTYTSLEAERHVDVVSRTQGLVKSILVEEGDRVTEGQPLAQLDTDALELTLREREVNMNSLESNYKRSQELLEQELLSSQEFEQTKFQYEAAATQYESAKLQLAYATIRSPFSGIVTERLVEVGNLVNANDVVFRTADLDPLLARIHVPEKDIGQVRPGQSVRINVEGSDQTHTGRVALISPIVDPESGTVKVTVEIRDRMGTLRPGMFTTVNLVIAIQDNVLQVEKKALVAEAEGSYAFLFQDGTAEKRLLEIGIAEGDYVEVLSGLSDGDSIITVGQEGLRNGAPVRIAGQIPPAAEGMGGGPAGMGGSAGEASQAPSARPASAGEGTGGSGRPGMAGANQGGGQPGGMGGGRMMAMDLDQMKERMFQNPDIKAAYDKQVEEDPSFAEDEERQRTFLIQQMRQMRAQRGGGRQQ